In Saccharothrix violaceirubra, the following are encoded in one genomic region:
- a CDS encoding S8 family serine peptidase — MINSGSRWRHRTSAALLAAVLGTTGFGFAAAPAVAQEAQGTPTAPADKQLDKQDRARVAEAEKAGKPNVTLLVAAEPGKVDTAVNELKALGGVVESTERDVEYVKVSIPRDKAEKAAKLDSVQAVDVDGLVALDNPRPEGSQAPLPQKAPDAKTPRKNPYMPIQDTLAAEFLQDHPKWDGRGTTIAILDSGVDLDHPALKTTTTGETKIVDWYNANATNSGDGSWVQVAGRYNGSFKVGATTYKAPATGGPFSFGNFAETAGDFGTAASETGGDLNRDGDKADSFGVLQDVSTKEVRVDVDQDGDFTDEKPLIDYKYKKDVGHFGTDNPATPVLDTVAFVVQTDRSIYDNAGTAYVNIGIAGAAHGTHVAGITAANGLFGGKASGAAPGAKLLSVKVCLSTPSCTSSGLIDGVLYAARNGADVVNISIGGLPALNDGNNARAELYNRTIAEYNVQLFISAGNSGAGANSVGDPSVATDAVSVGSYITDDTWLSNYGSVTKQAESLHSFSSRGPAEDGGFKPNIVAPGSAISTIPQWQQPGPVAGTYALPAGYAMFNGTSMAAPQATGAAALLVSAYKAVHKNEKPTAYQLRNAIYSSARFVSTLGAYEQGAGLFQTSKAWESLDAHENTQAVTTAVAVNTVLAPLLKTPGVGVGIHDREGVKAGSSYTRTYTLTRTTGPDTNQQFHVKWVGNDGTFTSKALVSLPLNTPVQFEVKVNPKKSGVHSALLKLDNPATRGTDVFTLNTVFAADEFTAAGKFAVTKTGELPRNQSHRFWVTVPAGTSALKVDLTGGGDAGKGQIRFLRYDPYGVPTDANSSTNCYIPDAGAGCATGAANSRTVSNPLPGVWEIVLESRRTSDADLTKYSVTASVLGTSISPNPDKLASVTAGTPVDRSYTVTNTLASFTGRLAGGALDSAKIARPSIADGTSQVYDVTVPAGATSLTATIGKPADISADLDLTVYNCTTGSCVQAGQQADGDSEESVTLANPAAGLWKVVVDGYAVPAGTTEYDYIDVFAAPGLGTVTVTDSDANRAAGASWTVPGTVTATGQPGAGRVLRGELTVRAEGGAVVGRGAVIVENVV; from the coding sequence GTGATCAACTCAGGAAGCCGGTGGAGACACCGCACCAGTGCGGCCTTGCTGGCCGCCGTGCTGGGTACGACTGGGTTCGGCTTCGCCGCCGCTCCGGCCGTCGCACAGGAAGCGCAGGGGACGCCGACCGCGCCCGCTGACAAGCAGCTCGACAAGCAGGACCGCGCGCGGGTCGCCGAGGCCGAGAAGGCCGGCAAGCCGAACGTCACCCTCCTGGTCGCCGCCGAACCCGGCAAGGTCGACACCGCGGTCAACGAGCTCAAGGCGCTTGGTGGCGTGGTCGAGTCCACCGAGCGCGACGTCGAATACGTCAAGGTCTCGATTCCGCGCGACAAGGCCGAGAAGGCCGCGAAGCTCGACTCCGTGCAGGCCGTCGACGTCGACGGCCTGGTGGCGCTGGACAACCCGCGCCCCGAGGGCTCCCAGGCCCCGCTGCCGCAGAAGGCGCCGGATGCCAAGACGCCCCGCAAGAACCCGTACATGCCGATCCAGGACACCCTGGCCGCGGAGTTCCTCCAGGACCACCCGAAGTGGGACGGCCGGGGCACCACGATCGCGATCCTCGACTCGGGTGTCGACCTCGACCACCCCGCGCTGAAGACCACGACGACCGGTGAGACCAAGATCGTCGACTGGTACAACGCCAACGCCACCAACTCCGGCGACGGCAGCTGGGTCCAGGTCGCGGGCCGCTACAACGGCTCGTTCAAGGTCGGCGCCACGACCTACAAGGCGCCCGCCACCGGCGGTCCGTTCAGCTTCGGCAACTTCGCCGAGACCGCGGGCGACTTCGGTACCGCCGCCAGCGAGACCGGCGGCGACCTGAACCGCGACGGCGACAAGGCCGACTCGTTCGGCGTCCTCCAGGACGTGTCGACCAAGGAAGTCCGGGTCGACGTCGACCAGGACGGCGACTTCACCGACGAGAAGCCGCTGATCGACTACAAGTACAAGAAGGACGTCGGCCACTTCGGTACCGACAACCCGGCCACGCCGGTGCTCGACACCGTGGCGTTCGTCGTGCAGACCGACCGCTCGATCTACGACAACGCGGGCACCGCGTACGTCAACATCGGCATCGCGGGCGCGGCGCACGGCACCCACGTCGCGGGCATCACCGCGGCCAACGGCCTGTTCGGCGGCAAGGCGTCCGGCGCGGCGCCCGGCGCGAAGCTGCTGTCGGTCAAGGTCTGCCTGTCCACGCCGTCCTGCACCAGCAGCGGCCTGATCGACGGTGTCCTCTACGCGGCACGCAACGGCGCCGACGTCGTGAACATCTCGATCGGCGGCCTGCCGGCGCTCAACGACGGCAACAACGCGCGTGCGGAGCTGTACAACCGCACGATCGCCGAGTACAACGTCCAGCTCTTCATCTCGGCGGGCAACAGCGGTGCCGGCGCCAACTCGGTCGGCGACCCGTCGGTCGCGACCGACGCCGTCTCCGTCGGTTCCTACATCACCGACGACACCTGGCTGTCCAACTACGGCTCGGTGACCAAGCAGGCCGAGTCGCTGCACAGCTTCTCGTCGCGCGGTCCGGCCGAGGACGGCGGCTTCAAGCCGAACATCGTCGCGCCCGGCTCGGCGATCTCCACGATCCCGCAGTGGCAGCAGCCCGGCCCGGTCGCGGGCACGTACGCCCTGCCCGCCGGCTACGCCATGTTCAACGGCACGTCGATGGCCGCCCCCCAGGCGACCGGTGCCGCCGCGCTGCTGGTGAGCGCGTACAAGGCCGTGCACAAGAACGAGAAGCCGACCGCGTACCAGCTGCGCAACGCGATCTACTCGTCCGCCCGGTTCGTGTCGACCCTGGGCGCGTACGAGCAGGGCGCGGGTCTGTTCCAGACCAGCAAGGCGTGGGAGTCGCTGGACGCGCACGAGAACACCCAGGCCGTCACCACGGCCGTCGCGGTGAACACCGTGCTCGCCCCGCTGCTGAAGACGCCGGGTGTCGGCGTCGGCATCCACGACCGTGAGGGCGTGAAGGCGGGTTCGTCCTACACCCGCACCTACACCCTGACCCGGACCACCGGCCCGGACACCAACCAGCAGTTCCACGTGAAGTGGGTCGGCAACGACGGCACCTTCACGTCGAAGGCCCTGGTCAGCCTGCCGCTGAACACGCCGGTCCAGTTCGAGGTCAAGGTCAACCCGAAGAAGTCGGGCGTCCACTCGGCGCTGCTGAAGCTGGACAACCCGGCCACGCGCGGCACGGACGTCTTCACGCTCAACACCGTGTTCGCGGCCGACGAGTTCACCGCGGCGGGCAAGTTCGCCGTCACCAAGACCGGTGAGCTGCCGCGCAACCAGTCGCACCGCTTCTGGGTGACCGTCCCGGCGGGCACCAGCGCGCTGAAGGTCGACCTGACCGGCGGCGGCGACGCGGGCAAGGGCCAGATCCGGTTCCTGCGCTACGACCCGTACGGCGTGCCGACCGACGCCAACTCGTCGACCAACTGCTACATCCCCGACGCGGGTGCGGGCTGCGCCACCGGTGCCGCCAACAGCCGCACGGTCAGCAACCCGCTGCCCGGCGTGTGGGAGATCGTGCTGGAGTCGCGTCGTACCTCCGACGCCGACCTGACGAAGTACTCGGTCACCGCCTCGGTGCTGGGCACATCGATCAGCCCGAACCCGGACAAGCTGGCCTCGGTCACCGCCGGTACGCCGGTCGACCGCTCGTACACGGTGACCAACACGCTGGCGTCGTTCACCGGCCGCCTGGCCGGCGGTGCGCTGGACAGCGCGAAGATCGCCCGTCCGTCCATCGCGGACGGCACGTCGCAGGTCTACGACGTGACGGTGCCCGCGGGTGCCACCTCGCTGACCGCGACGATCGGCAAGCCCGCCGACATCTCGGCCGACCTCGACCTGACGGTCTACAACTGCACCACGGGTTCGTGCGTGCAGGCGGGGCAGCAGGCGGACGGCGACTCCGAGGAGTCGGTGACGCTGGCGAACCCGGCCGCCGGTCTGTGGAAGGTCGTCGTGGACGGCTACGCGGTGCCGGCCGGCACCACGGAGTACGACTACATCGACGTGTTCGCGGCTCCGGGCCTGGGCACCGTGACCGTGACCGACTCGGACGCGAACCGCGCCGCCGGCGCCTCGTGGACCGTGCCGGGCACGGTGACCGCCACCGGCCAGCCGGGTGCGGGTCGGGTGCTGCGCGGTGAGCTGACCGTGCGCGCCGAGGGTGGCGCGGTCGTCGGCCGCGGCGCCGTGATCGTGGAGAACGTGGTCTGA
- a CDS encoding putative protein N(5)-glutamine methyltransferase — protein sequence MTDEDPIVAALRAAGCVFAEDEARLLREAASGDELTTLVRRRVDGQPLEHVLGWAGFRGLRVAVDPGVFVPRHRTGLLVDQAIPLLSPGDVVLDLCCGTGALGAAVAAKIPVELHAADIDPASVACARRNVPRVYEGDLFEPVPTALRGRIAVILANVPYVPTEEIALMPPEAREYEVRVALDGGDDGLTVLRRVAAEAPGWLAPGGHVLSETSGRQAPVALAVFRSHLSDARIVEDDDSIVVIGTKQGRPGPKSGAAPGVKTR from the coding sequence GTGACCGATGAAGACCCGATCGTGGCCGCACTCAGGGCGGCCGGCTGCGTGTTCGCCGAGGACGAGGCACGGCTGCTGCGTGAAGCGGCCTCCGGCGACGAGCTGACCACGTTGGTCCGCCGGCGGGTCGACGGGCAACCGCTCGAACACGTCCTGGGCTGGGCCGGGTTCCGCGGCCTGCGGGTCGCGGTGGACCCCGGCGTGTTCGTGCCCCGCCACCGCACGGGTCTGCTGGTGGACCAGGCGATCCCGCTGCTCTCACCCGGCGACGTCGTGCTCGACCTGTGCTGCGGCACGGGCGCGCTGGGTGCGGCCGTCGCCGCGAAGATCCCGGTCGAACTGCACGCCGCCGACATCGACCCGGCGTCGGTGGCGTGCGCACGGCGCAACGTGCCCCGCGTCTACGAAGGCGACCTGTTCGAGCCGGTGCCGACGGCACTGCGCGGGCGGATCGCCGTGATCCTCGCGAACGTGCCGTACGTGCCGACCGAGGAGATCGCCCTCATGCCGCCCGAGGCCCGCGAGTACGAGGTGCGCGTGGCCCTGGACGGCGGCGACGACGGCCTGACCGTGCTCCGCCGCGTGGCCGCCGAGGCACCGGGCTGGCTCGCACCCGGCGGTCACGTGCTCTCCGAGACGAGCGGACGCCAGGCACCCGTCGCCCTGGCGGTCTTCAGGTCCCACCTGTCCGACGCCCGGATCGTCGAGGACGACGACAGCATCGTGGTCATCGGCACGAAACAGGGCCGCCCCGGACCGAAGTCCGGGGCGGCCCCTGGTGTCAAGACGCGGTGA
- a CDS encoding DUF4153 domain-containing protein, translating to MPSKPAGNSAAVGGGAEIGSGDRAGTAAATGTDADTVGEPGTGSPGGCTDSATDESNSAARTGPVVVVPPPSPPGRRDPEAGEPGYRSPGQVLALAAIGGVAAAVAVPLDRPGIGWVLTSLVLFALVRKVNYVWATLCVSLLAIGALHDASWLFVLCVIGAFAAGSLAVARGTSGFSLLVGALAVPISSFRALPWLARRGPRDATSRFVRPVLLTALLLAIFVPLFASADPDFAALLDAVVPDVGGGTIFVFLTAAAIVIGSCFVLVRPIVPLETPSRRRALPRDWAIPVGALVLVFAAFVGVQIGTFFGGTAHVMTTADLTFADYARGGFWQLLAVTVLTLVVITVTAQAARIDTATDRLWFRGLLGTLSVLTLVVVASALTRMWAYQQAYGFTVLRVLVTTIELWLGGVYLLVLAAGIRLSGAWLARAVTVTAMVALLGLAALDPERYVADRNVDRWQATGVIDLRYLADLSDDAVPAFARLPTVFRACLSERRPETPADGWREWNLSRHRARVMPHDEPPCIHPIG from the coding sequence GTGCCAAGCAAGCCGGCCGGGAACAGTGCGGCTGTCGGCGGCGGCGCGGAGATCGGGTCTGGTGACCGAGCCGGTACGGCAGCGGCGACCGGGACCGACGCGGACACCGTCGGCGAGCCCGGCACGGGCTCGCCCGGCGGTTGCACCGACAGTGCCACCGATGAAAGCAACAGTGCCGCCCGCACCGGGCCGGTGGTGGTCGTACCGCCACCGTCACCACCCGGCCGCCGGGACCCCGAAGCCGGTGAACCGGGCTACCGCTCACCCGGACAGGTCCTCGCCCTCGCCGCGATCGGCGGGGTGGCGGCGGCCGTAGCCGTGCCGCTGGACCGCCCGGGAATCGGGTGGGTACTGACCTCGCTCGTCCTGTTCGCCTTGGTGCGCAAGGTGAACTACGTGTGGGCCACGCTGTGCGTGTCGCTCCTGGCCATCGGCGCGCTCCACGACGCGAGTTGGTTGTTCGTGCTGTGCGTGATCGGCGCGTTCGCGGCCGGGTCGCTGGCGGTCGCGCGCGGGACCTCCGGGTTCTCGCTGCTGGTCGGGGCGCTCGCCGTGCCGATCTCGTCCTTCCGCGCGCTGCCGTGGCTGGCCCGGCGCGGACCTCGGGACGCCACGTCGCGGTTCGTCCGCCCGGTGCTGCTCACCGCCCTGCTGCTGGCGATCTTCGTCCCGCTGTTCGCCTCCGCCGACCCGGACTTCGCCGCCCTGCTCGACGCCGTCGTGCCGGACGTGGGCGGCGGCACGATCTTCGTGTTCCTGACCGCCGCGGCGATCGTCATCGGGTCCTGCTTCGTGCTCGTGCGACCGATCGTGCCGCTGGAGACACCGTCCCGCCGCCGCGCCCTGCCCCGCGACTGGGCGATCCCGGTCGGCGCGCTGGTGCTGGTGTTCGCGGCTTTCGTCGGCGTGCAGATCGGGACGTTCTTCGGCGGCACGGCCCACGTCATGACCACCGCCGACCTCACGTTCGCCGACTACGCGCGCGGCGGGTTCTGGCAACTGCTGGCCGTCACCGTGCTCACGCTCGTCGTGATCACCGTGACCGCGCAGGCCGCCCGGATCGACACCGCGACCGACCGGCTGTGGTTCCGGGGCCTGCTCGGCACGTTGAGCGTGCTCACGCTGGTGGTCGTCGCGTCCGCGCTGACGCGCATGTGGGCTTACCAACAGGCGTACGGGTTCACGGTGCTGCGAGTTCTGGTCACGACGATCGAACTGTGGCTCGGCGGTGTCTACCTGCTGGTGCTCGCCGCCGGGATCAGGCTCTCCGGCGCCTGGCTCGCCCGTGCGGTCACCGTGACCGCCATGGTCGCGCTGCTCGGCCTGGCCGCGCTCGACCCGGAGCGGTACGTCGCGGACCGCAACGTCGACCGCTGGCAGGCCACCGGCGTCATCGACCTGCGCTATCTCGCCGACCTGTCCGACGACGCCGTGCCCGCGTTCGCGCGGCTCCCGACGGTGTTCAGGGCGTGCCTGTCCGAACGCCGACCCGAGACCCCGGCCGACGGTTGGCGCGAGTGGAACCTCAGCCGGCACCGCGCCCGGGTCATGCCCCACGACGAGCCGCCGTGCATCCACCCGATCGGCTGA
- a CDS encoding FAD-binding dehydrogenase: MDADAIVVGAGLAGLVATAELVDAGRKVILLDQEPEASLGGQAWWSFGGLFLVDSPEQRRLRVRDSAELALQDWLGSAGFDRDTDHWPRQWARAYVEFASGEKRAWLHDMGVRWFPLVQWAERGGYLADGHGNSVPRFHVTWGTGPGLVEPFERRVRAGVERGLVDLRFRHRVTGLGTGTVTGEILRADPVGRGEPSSRDVVGEFELTAQAVIVTSGGIGGNPELVRKNWPARMGTPPARLLSGVPDHVDGRMLQVTREAGGSVINEDRMWHYPEGIANYAPVWSAHGIRILPGPSSLWLDATGRRLPVPLFPGFDALGALEHIVKTGHDHSWFVLNRRIIGKEFALSGSEQNPDLTGKDARQVLKRALPGAVAPVEAFAKRSSEFVFAATPAELAAGMNALTGTDAIDPAALDRLIRERDRQVLSGLGKDMQINAMREARRFLTDKLIRVVEPHALLDPKAGPLIAVRLSVLTRKTLGGLHTDLSARVLKDDGTVLDGVYAAGEAAGFGGGGVHGYRALEGTFLGGCLFSGRIAGRAAAAAVS; this comes from the coding sequence ATGGACGCGGACGCCATCGTCGTCGGAGCCGGTCTCGCCGGGCTCGTCGCCACCGCCGAACTGGTCGACGCCGGCCGCAAGGTCATCCTCCTGGACCAGGAACCCGAAGCGTCCCTGGGCGGTCAGGCGTGGTGGTCATTCGGCGGGTTGTTCCTCGTCGACTCCCCCGAGCAGCGGCGCCTGCGCGTGCGCGACTCGGCCGAACTCGCCCTTCAGGACTGGCTGGGCTCGGCCGGGTTCGACCGCGACACCGACCACTGGCCACGGCAGTGGGCGCGGGCGTACGTGGAGTTCGCGTCCGGTGAGAAGCGGGCGTGGCTGCACGACATGGGCGTGCGCTGGTTCCCCCTCGTGCAGTGGGCCGAACGCGGCGGCTACCTCGCCGACGGCCACGGCAACTCCGTGCCTCGATTCCATGTCACGTGGGGTACCGGTCCCGGGCTGGTCGAGCCGTTCGAACGGCGGGTCCGCGCCGGGGTGGAACGTGGTCTGGTCGACCTGCGGTTCCGCCACCGCGTCACCGGACTGGGCACGGGCACGGTCACCGGCGAGATCCTCCGGGCCGACCCGGTCGGGCGGGGCGAGCCCAGTTCACGCGACGTCGTCGGCGAGTTCGAGCTGACCGCCCAGGCCGTGATCGTCACGTCCGGCGGCATCGGCGGCAATCCGGAGCTGGTCCGGAAGAACTGGCCCGCCCGCATGGGCACACCGCCCGCGCGCCTGCTGTCCGGCGTCCCCGACCACGTGGACGGCCGGATGCTCCAGGTCACCCGCGAGGCCGGCGGCAGCGTGATCAACGAAGACCGCATGTGGCACTACCCCGAGGGCATCGCCAACTACGCGCCCGTGTGGAGTGCGCACGGCATCCGCATCCTGCCCGGCCCGTCGTCGCTGTGGTTGGACGCGACCGGGCGGCGGCTGCCCGTGCCGTTGTTCCCCGGGTTCGACGCGTTGGGCGCGTTGGAGCACATCGTGAAGACCGGCCACGACCACTCGTGGTTCGTGCTCAACCGGCGGATCATCGGCAAGGAGTTCGCCCTGTCGGGTTCGGAGCAGAACCCCGACCTCACGGGCAAGGACGCCCGCCAGGTGCTCAAGCGCGCCCTGCCGGGCGCGGTCGCCCCGGTGGAGGCGTTCGCGAAGCGGTCGTCCGAGTTCGTGTTCGCCGCCACCCCCGCCGAGTTGGCCGCCGGCATGAACGCGTTGACCGGCACGGACGCCATCGACCCGGCCGCGCTGGACCGCCTGATCCGCGAGCGCGACCGCCAGGTCCTGTCCGGACTGGGCAAGGACATGCAGATCAACGCCATGCGCGAGGCCCGCCGGTTCCTGACCGACAAGCTGATCCGCGTGGTCGAGCCCCATGCGCTGCTCGACCCCAAGGCCGGTCCGCTGATCGCCGTGCGGCTGTCGGTCCTCACCCGCAAGACGTTGGGCGGCCTGCACACCGACCTGTCGGCGCGGGTGTTGAAGGACGACGGCACCGTGCTCGACGGCGTCTACGCGGCGGGCGAAGCGGCCGGGTTCGGTGGTGGTGGCGTCCACGGCTACCGAGCCCTGGAAGGCACTTTCCTGGGTGGCTGCCTGTTCTCCGGCCGCATAGCCGGCCGCGCCGCCGCCGCAGCCGTCTCCTGA
- a CDS encoding DinB family protein has translation MPDFVPPVTDERQALLAYLAKQREGLLATTKGLTDEQLTLAPTVSDLSLAGLLKHAVRTERRWIVAGLAGRPLPDLWPITGWDREFVPDEDVTGLRVAYAEAARETEEIVGALPSLDEPCRLPDARQWSARWVLLHLITETAHHLGHADIVRESIDGAKAADLS, from the coding sequence ATGCCCGATTTCGTCCCGCCCGTGACCGACGAACGCCAAGCTCTGCTCGCGTACCTGGCCAAACAGCGCGAAGGCCTGCTCGCGACCACCAAGGGTCTGACCGACGAGCAGTTGACCCTGGCACCGACCGTGAGCGACCTGTCGTTGGCCGGTCTGCTCAAGCACGCCGTGCGCACCGAGCGGCGGTGGATCGTCGCGGGCCTGGCCGGCCGGCCCCTGCCGGACCTGTGGCCGATCACCGGGTGGGACCGGGAGTTCGTGCCGGACGAGGACGTGACCGGTCTGCGGGTCGCGTACGCGGAGGCCGCGCGGGAGACCGAGGAGATCGTCGGCGCGCTGCCGTCGTTGGACGAGCCGTGCCGGCTGCCGGACGCCCGCCAGTGGTCGGCCCGGTGGGTCCTGCTCCACCTGATCACCGAGACGGCCCACCACCTGGGGCACGCGGACATCGTGCGGGAGTCGATCGACGGGGCGAAGGCCGCCGACCTGAGCTGA
- a CDS encoding HAMP domain-containing sensor histidine kinase: protein MTSAVEKVSYWLPRPLDPVRSIKLKLGLALVGSGLAAFGYFRYQAGWLPTRTTLAAMVVGLVTSQFLAHGMTRPLREMTAAARAMRRGDYSRRVRATSRDEVGELAGAFNQMAADLSAADRQRRELIANVSHELKTPITALQNVLENIIDGVSQPDTLRTALAQTERLGRLVTELLDLSRIDAGAHPLDLAEFDVEEFLAAVVAEASVSAQRARFTVSVSPPGATAVGDRARLHQVVANLLDNADRHSPPGGEVRVRASVGTELVLEVSDDGPGIAPEDRERVFERFTRGGRAAGGGTGLGLNIARWVVDLHGGTIRVVDAPGCVIRAVLPALG, encoded by the coding sequence GTGACCTCGGCGGTCGAGAAGGTCTCGTACTGGCTGCCCAGGCCGCTGGACCCCGTGCGGTCGATCAAGCTGAAGCTCGGGCTCGCGCTGGTGGGGTCGGGCCTGGCCGCGTTCGGGTACTTCCGCTACCAGGCCGGGTGGTTGCCGACGCGGACGACCCTGGCCGCGATGGTGGTCGGACTGGTGACGTCCCAGTTCCTGGCGCACGGGATGACGCGGCCGTTGCGCGAGATGACGGCGGCGGCCCGCGCCATGCGGCGCGGCGACTACTCGCGTCGGGTGCGGGCCACGTCACGGGACGAGGTCGGCGAGCTGGCCGGGGCGTTCAACCAGATGGCGGCGGACCTGTCGGCCGCCGACCGGCAGCGGCGCGAACTGATCGCCAACGTGTCGCACGAGCTGAAGACGCCGATCACGGCGTTGCAGAACGTGCTGGAGAACATCATCGACGGCGTGTCCCAGCCCGACACGTTGCGCACGGCGTTGGCCCAGACGGAACGCCTGGGTCGCCTCGTCACCGAACTGCTCGACCTCTCCCGGATCGACGCCGGAGCGCACCCGCTGGACCTGGCGGAATTCGACGTGGAGGAGTTCCTGGCGGCGGTCGTCGCCGAGGCTTCGGTCTCGGCGCAGCGGGCCCGGTTCACGGTTTCGGTGAGTCCGCCGGGCGCCACCGCGGTCGGCGACCGCGCACGGTTGCACCAGGTGGTCGCGAACCTGCTGGACAACGCGGACCGGCACAGTCCGCCCGGTGGCGAGGTGCGGGTGCGGGCGTCGGTGGGGACCGAACTCGTGCTGGAGGTCTCCGACGACGGGCCGGGCATCGCGCCCGAGGACCGCGAGCGGGTGTTCGAGCGCTTCACACGGGGCGGCCGGGCGGCGGGCGGCGGGACCGGCCTGGGGCTGAACATCGCGCGGTGGGTCGTCGACCTGCACGGCGGCACGATCCGGGTGGTCGACGCCCCCGGCTGCGTGATCCGCGCGGTCCTCCCCGCCCTGGGCTGA
- a CDS encoding mechanosensitive ion channel family protein yields the protein MLAPVTIIGSVLVAVLLVTLLHRAIQRIGRRSDLFATLAAHAHKPALTVAVLAAVRTSLAWTVEASWLPAVQHAIGIALILAGAWLLAALLVVLEDAMLSRIRVDVSDNRHARRVHTQVTLVRRVTVVIVGVLAAAAVLMTFPAVRVVGTSLLASAGVIGAIAALAAQSLLGNVFAGIQIAFSDALRLDDVLVVEDRWGRVEDITLTYVVVQLWDDRRLILPTSYFLTKPFENWTRTQSALLGTVELDVDWTVPVEDLRQELRRALEGNDLWDGRVCVVQVTGAVESFVRVRALVSAVDAGRLWDLRCLVREHLVNWLRDHHAGALPQVRVRELPRTANREAPSLPEQGSDNRVFGESLDGQERVQAFSGPDQR from the coding sequence GTGCTCGCGCCCGTCACGATCATCGGATCGGTGCTGGTCGCCGTCCTGCTCGTCACGCTGCTGCACCGGGCGATCCAGCGGATCGGCCGCCGCTCGGACCTGTTCGCCACCCTCGCGGCGCACGCGCACAAACCCGCGCTCACCGTCGCCGTCCTGGCCGCCGTGCGCACGTCGCTCGCGTGGACCGTCGAAGCGTCGTGGCTGCCCGCCGTGCAACACGCGATCGGCATCGCCCTGATCCTGGCCGGCGCGTGGCTGCTCGCCGCGCTACTGGTCGTACTCGAAGACGCGATGCTGTCGCGGATCCGGGTCGACGTGTCGGACAACCGGCACGCCCGTCGCGTGCACACGCAGGTCACGCTGGTGCGCCGGGTGACCGTGGTCATCGTCGGCGTGCTGGCGGCGGCGGCCGTGCTGATGACCTTCCCGGCCGTGCGGGTGGTGGGCACGAGCCTGCTGGCATCGGCCGGCGTGATCGGTGCGATCGCGGCGCTGGCCGCGCAGTCGTTGCTGGGCAACGTGTTCGCGGGCATCCAGATCGCGTTCAGCGACGCGTTGCGGCTCGACGACGTGCTCGTGGTGGAGGACCGGTGGGGACGCGTCGAGGACATCACGCTCACCTATGTCGTCGTGCAGCTGTGGGACGACCGCCGGCTGATCCTGCCCACGTCGTACTTCCTGACCAAGCCGTTCGAGAACTGGACGCGCACGCAGTCCGCGCTGCTGGGCACCGTGGAGCTGGACGTCGACTGGACCGTGCCCGTCGAGGACCTGCGGCAGGAGCTGCGCCGGGCCCTGGAGGGCAACGACCTGTGGGACGGCCGGGTCTGCGTCGTGCAGGTGACCGGTGCCGTCGAGTCGTTCGTGCGGGTGCGTGCGCTGGTGAGCGCGGTCGACGCCGGCCGGCTGTGGGACCTGCGCTGCCTGGTCCGCGAGCACCTGGTGAACTGGCTGCGCGACCACCACGCCGGCGCGTTGCCGCAGGTCCGGGTGCGGGAGCTGCCGCGCACGGCGAACCGGGAGGCGCCGAGCCTGCCCGAGCAGGGATCGGACAACCGGGTGTTCGGGGAGAGCCTCGACGGGCAGGAGCGGGTGCAGGCGTTCAGCGGTCCGGATCAGCGTTAG
- a CDS encoding response regulator transcription factor gives MTTRRVLVVEDDLTIAESVAARLRAEGFEVAVAHDGPAAVKAADDFVPDLVVLDVMLPGFDGLEVCRRLHAVRPVPVLMLTARGDETDLLVGLAVGADDYLTKPFSIRELAARVHALLRRVDRVSAARRITLADLEIDLTERRVQRGGIEARLTPTEFQLLVHLAERPRAVQSRERLLSEVWGWQDGMGTRTVDSHVKALRRKLGTDLIRTVHGVGYALEVPR, from the coding sequence ATGACGACGCGACGGGTCCTCGTGGTCGAGGACGACCTCACCATCGCCGAGTCGGTCGCCGCACGCCTGCGTGCCGAGGGGTTCGAGGTGGCGGTCGCGCACGACGGGCCGGCCGCCGTGAAGGCCGCCGACGACTTCGTGCCGGACCTGGTCGTGCTCGACGTGATGCTGCCCGGCTTCGACGGTCTCGAAGTGTGTCGGCGCCTGCACGCCGTGCGACCGGTGCCCGTGTTGATGCTCACCGCGCGTGGCGACGAGACCGATCTGCTGGTCGGGCTGGCGGTCGGCGCGGACGACTACCTCACCAAGCCGTTCTCGATCCGGGAACTGGCGGCGCGGGTGCACGCCCTGCTGCGGCGCGTCGACCGGGTGTCGGCCGCGCGGCGGATCACGCTCGCCGACCTGGAGATCGACCTGACCGAACGGCGGGTGCAGCGCGGCGGCATCGAGGCCAGGCTCACGCCGACCGAATTCCAACTGCTCGTGCACCTGGCCGAACGGCCGCGGGCCGTGCAATCGCGGGAACGCCTGCTCAGCGAGGTGTGGGGATGGCAGGACGGCATGGGGACGCGGACCGTGGACAGCCACGTGAAGGCGTTGCGGCGCAAGCTCGGCACCGACCTGATCCGCACGGTGCACGGGGTCGGCTACGCGCTGGAGGTACCGCGGTGA